Within Telopea speciosissima isolate NSW1024214 ecotype Mountain lineage chromosome 8, Tspe_v1, whole genome shotgun sequence, the genomic segment ATTCAAGGGCTCATTATGTTTAAGGACATCTCCACCATTAACTCATACCATTTTATATTGTTTCCaatgttttcttatttacatagtcaaattaattaatttgtaaTTATGATTTCAAATTAATTTGCTTTTCTCATTTTATATTATGATTTgtagttaattaattaattaatgctttccttttttataattaatttgtaattatatatttatatataataaaatatattatgcTTTAGGCTATACACATTCTATCCTtcaataaatcttttttttacccaaaaaaagaaaattcatttatttttaatatattatcTTTTTTAATACCAACCTATCATTAATTAATCTTTTTAATTGTACCTATTTTGATTTCAAGCATAGGACTCTTTCAAGTCATTATTTCAAAACTTTCAACCTTTACAACTGCACTTTCCATCTTCTGACCATCCGACATTTGACTTCAAATATCATTGGGTAGTCTTGTGATTATTTTTACAAATTTAGCAATAAAAAGATATAAAATCATTAAGAGAGAGGGATTTTCAGGCAAACCGTATAAGAGAACACACCAATGAGATGTGATGAAACGGTTTCATGCATATGGACAaaaaggtcatttcatgtatagaaagagagagagagaacaaagtGCCACTCTAGGTCATCTTCTTTCTCACTTTAATTATCTATCTTGATTGACATTATCTGTAATGAGAGTAATCTCTCCATCCCTATTTATGGTGAACCAACTTGTTGAAACTGATCACTTGATTAAAATCCAACAACCCAAtaagttttccttcaatcaTGTCCAATGGTGATGTGATTTCATGATTGAACTCGGGGTTCATCATTAATTCTCATTCTTTATTGTTCATGATCGAAAATACCTCTCTTCAGTTCAAtcagaaggttagatgaggtaGATTAatagattctctcttcaccatgggggTGGAGAGAAATAGTTGGGTTGACCCATTCAAGCGGTGGATGCCGTCTGATAGTGGTTGGGTTTCAAAATTTAAGCTTTGGAAAAGGACCATCCAATCTATTTAGAGCGTTAACTCTGGAAAGCTTAATTCACCGGACAAAGCAAGGGAGATCACATTGTGATATTATAGTTCTCAACAGTTAAGACCCCATCACTCTTATGATTTTGATTGAACTGTGCTTTCACACCATTTTAGATGATCTCTCAGTTATTCTCGGTCTCTCTTGGGTTTATCCTTTAAACACCTCCAACCAAATAATCATTTGGGAAATGAAACGCCATTTGATCGTGTGCTATGATGTGTagttgcgcctagacacaggtGGACACGAAACGACTGGCACCCCTGCCTCTTCATGGGGGCGGGACAGTCATTTTAGGCCCGACTGTATCTGAGCGCAGATACACACCATAATGTTTATTTTGTAACTTTTTCGTAGGACACTCAGCCTTACCTTTATACATCCTCTCATCAAATATTTACAGAATTCTTCATCTGAACCATTCACCTTTTAAGTATATCTATCGAAAAGAGTCATATGCGGTTCATTTACAAGTCAGTGGTTATTTATTAATGGATGATCAGGCCAATATCGATATTAGTATTGGGTCAGGCTACCGATACATATCAGCCAATATGCAGATACAATATCGTGTTTTAGTTCTTTGCTCtgtaggtgtatttagaatttgtcaCATTCTTTCGATTGTTCAATATCATATTCTCAAATGTTCTTTTTAGGTGGAGAGTAagagaaaaattcaaaataatttgaagagTTATCATTGTCAGATATATATAAATACTGATAAAACAagtttagagaagaagaatgttACCATGGCCTGCACCAGCACAAGACCAATGAGGGGACACAAGGGGTCACccccttgtgtgtgtgtgtgagcaTAAGGCTATGCAACCAGGCAACAatctttttctctaaaatttatGATGATGCAAAAATCCAATCACAAGGTGAAATCATCAAGGGTGAAAAGAGATTCTTCATTCTCCATGGGTGAAAAAACACTTTCCATCTCAACACAAGAAGGACCTCAAAACCCAAGCTGTTGCAAGGGCCACAAAGGCACAGATCACCACTCAATTCAAAGTCCATTTCAGTTTTAAGACTTCAAAGACCAACTATTTCATGGGGCCCATTGCTAATAAATATAGCTGACCAATGACCATGGCAAAAAGCATTGCACTGATTGGACCACGTATCAaggttctatttttttaatcctCTTTCCAAAatgtctctctttttgtttttcctttttttttgaaatttttatggGGGTGGCTTTTTGAACGCTTGGATTGATCATTGGTGGTCTCAATAAAAtatgtctctttttcttttattttcttgacatccaaacataacctGAATGtatgaaaagaaataaaatttggtAATGATCATCTATAATAATGGAAAAttcaaatttataatttatataaataaagatTACCTACTCTTAATTTTCATAACTATCTtactaaaataatattttatgcataaaagaaaaagaacaccttaattaaagagaagagagaataaaagGAAACATGCGAAAAAGCTAAAGACTGGTTGTAAAaagtaattctttttcttttttgaatccctaatccaatttttttttagccCTTTTACTGTGTTATTTTTCATTCCAAACCAAAGCCTCctgtgagaagagagagaagagagagaagagagagaagagagagaagagagagaagaggtttttcatttttctgaCAAACAAAAACGGCTACAGcaaagagaagaaggattacTGTCTGTCTGACCTTTTCCGTTAGTGGGTTTTCTGGATTTCGACTACTGACTTTTTTGCTTGCTCTTATATCTCTCATCAGGACCAGTTGAGCTCTTTGTGAGTATTATTATAATCGctcattttcttattttcagTTGGgcatcttccttcttcttccaattcttcTCTTTAGCtttttgaggaaaaaaaattttcatctaTATTAATTTAGTTGTATTTTATCTCTTTAATTTTTGCTTAGTTTTAATATTTTCCGTCTTCTTTGAATACGTTTAGTGAAGAATGCTATCCTGTTTTTCTAGATCATATCCGGATCTTCTTGCCTTTTGATCCAGCCGAATTACAAGTAATTTGGGGAACATAATGGAAAAAAGCGAAAGCTGAGATtatacttctttcttcttgcaCCCTTCTTTTCCTGGCCCTTGGTTTTAATTGGGACAGCATATAAGACATAAGGTTCCGGGGTGTGTTTCTTGATCTTTGGTTTGAGTTGTCTTCTCTTGCATCTGGGTTTCTGATTTTATGATAAAAAGTTGtcttttttccccttaatcTCACTTGGGTTTtagagaaagaaggggaaaatatCATCTTTCGGAAAGTTGAAAAGCTGAGGGGGTTTTCTGCTCTTGTGGGTTGATTGAAACTTCGTTGTTTTGTTTGATCTTGGATTTGGAAGGGCGTTTCAGAACAAAAATTTCGCTTTAATAGTGGCTTTGATTATTCTCTTCAGATGAAGAGGGGGACCTGGCCCCCGTATTTGGAAAAACTGAAGAGGAGGGAAAGAGCACCAGTATTCAGATGGGGAAGTAGAGATAAAATATTTGGGTGGATGAGAAGACAGTCAACTGGTAACACTGTTTTGATATGGGTTGATGAATCTCGGTTATTCTTCTCTTACTGATACCAGGGGTTTTCTGTTTTGTTGATTGAGTGTTTTCTGTTTTGAAGGAGCTGTAGGAAACCACTCACCTAGCAGGTTTCTGGGCTTAAGAGGAGCTGCTTGTTTATTAACTCAATTATGATCAAGCAGATACTTGGTAGGCTCCCTCGGAAGCCCTCTAAGTCGGCTGAAAATCGTGAATCAGGTGGATCCTCTGGCCCTTCTTCAAATTCTTCTGCCAGTTCAAGAAGCAACGATCTATCAAATAGCCGGTCTATGAACCCAAACCATTCATCTCTTCCAGCCTCTAATTCTGCTTCAAATTCTGGGGTCAATCATGGGAATAAGCTTTCATCAATCGCAAACTCAAAGATGAATGGAAATTCTGCAACATGTGCCTATGAGGCACTGCCTAGTTTTAGGGATGTCCCCAGCTCTGAGAAGCAAAACTTGTTTATCAGAAAGCTGAACTTATGTTGCTTCGTGTTTGACTTCACTGACCCAACAAAGAAcctgaaagaaaaggaaatcaaaCGGCAGACTCTGCTAGAGCTTGTGGATTTTGTTACTTCTGCAAATGGGAAGTTCACAGAAGCTGTcatgcaagaaataataaaaatggtATCGGTGAATTTGTTTAGAGCGTTCACATCCCCACCGCGTGAGAACAAGATTCTAGAAGCCTTTGATTTGGAAGAGGAGGAACCTTTAATGGACCCTGCATGGTCACACCTGCAAATTGTGTATGAGTTCCTTCTGAGGTTTGTTGCATCCCCTGAGACAGATGCAAAGTTAGCTAAAAGGTACATCGATCACTCATTTGTTCTCAGGCTGCTAGATCTCTTTGACTCTGAAGATCCCAGAGAGAGGGAATATTTGAAAACAATTCTACACCGTACCTATGGAAAATTTATGGTACACCGCCCATTCATCCGGAAAGCTATCAATCACATCTTCTACCGTTTTATGTTTGAAACAGAGAAGCATAATGGGATTGCTGAATTGTTAGAGATTTTGGGCAGTATAATCAATGGGTTTGCTCTACCGCTGAAGGAAGAGCACAAACTGTTTCTTGTTCGAGTTCTGATTCCACTTCACAAACCAAAATGCATACCCATGTACCATCAGCAGTTATCTTACTGCATTACACAATTTGTAGAGAAAGATTGTAAGCTTTCTGATACTGTTATAAGAGGCCTATTGAAGTATTGGCCAATCACTAATAGTTCAAAAGAGGTCATGTTCTTAGGTGAGCTGGAGGAGGTTTTGGAAGCGACTCAGCCTCAAGAGTTCCAGCGCTGTATGGTACCATTATTCCGCCAGATTGCTCGTTGTTTGAGCAGTTCACACTTTCAGGTAGTAACTTTTGCAAGGTTTTGTTACCAGCTACTCCCTTTTCCTATTCCTTTCTGCAGGAGACATGCTTCCGTTGCTTCAACGAAATGGTTTTTCTGTATGTTGCTTCTCTTGCTCCAAGTAAATGGTTTTATGTTTTATTCGTTACGATCTCATATCTTTGTTTAATTCAAATGGAGACTAAATGGTCTCCTCCAATCAACAATAAGAGGTATGGTTTACCTTGTTGTATACTTATCACATTATTGTTTGTTAATAATCCAGCCTTTATCTGTACATTCTTCCCCCTCTCTTTGGATGATGCTGTTCAGGATCATAGGTTAAAATAGACAAAGTCATATGTACTGTTTCAAAATGATCTAgaatctttttcttccttttatggCTTCAGCCTTTTATAATGCTTTGGCTTGTGTTTGATGCATCCCCACGTGTGTTTTATCGAGAATAGTTGTGCTTATATTTATAACAATGAatagaaggaaagggaagaagtttTTTTACATGTTTGGGTTCTTTTTCGGCTGGAAATGAGTCATGAATGATGGATTGTCTCATCCATGGGAAACCTCTCATTTACATCTAGTAATGAAGGACATTTGTGGAGCTGTCTGGTTTGTTGGATTTCTTAGAGGAGATCCATGGTTCAGTGCATTAGAGGAGAAACAGGAGGatatggatgtggatatgttctcacttattttcttctgctGGACTGTAACTGGCCAAGATGGGGTTAAAGTTGTGATTGGTTCCCTCTTCTCGGTTCTAACATATGCTTGATGGGAGTAGAAACTGGCCATCGAGGCCAAGAGTCTGTAATCAAGGAGTCCTGTGGCAGAAATAATCCCAGAATTCAGCTCACTGACATAATGGCTCATTGGGTCCTTGGAGATTTGGGGAAGTTGGGGTAATAGAGTTAAATTTGTGTGGTCCAAGACTGGTTTTGGAGATACTTGTTTCGTTGATTGTAGCAGCAGTGAGGGGAGGGAATTTGTAGTTATTTTTGTTGGCTGAAGTGAGGGTAAAAATTTCTTTATCAAGTCCCAAAAGCAACCTATCATTTTGGCTGCTTCtgaaaggaatttttttttgttcctcatCATCATCTCATACTAAGAATGTTGTCCACCTCCATTAGTTTCCATTGGGACCTGGAACTGAGATTCTAACCATCTAACGTAAGATGATACTGTTGTAATTTGGGTATACTCATAGGTGTATTCTGCCCtaagggtatacttgtaattttgttcttttctcctttattataaatagaacttGGCTGTGATCCCTTGGGACACAAGCAATTATCCCCCAATAACttccatcatggtatcagagcgggaatCAGTCTTGGGATCCCTGTCCTAGTACCTGTCCTTTTGTCTAGCGCCACCGCCATTGTGAAGCAACACAGCAGCACCGCCAGCACCCTTacgcctctctctttctctttttcctctcgcAACTCACTCTCTCACCACTCTTAACACCACTGCCCCTCCCTCTCGACTCCCTCACACCTCTCGCGGCCTCTTTTCGTGACTCCCTTCTTTCCTCTACTGCAAGAGCTTtgtctttctttccctctcttctacagccctcttcctcttctccggGAGGCTTCTACATGATCTAACCCTCAGTGGTTCTCTTTTCCCACCAAGGGtccctttttttgtgtttggtttgCATCGTATGGACTAAACCAGCGACTTCCTTTTCCGCTGGATTTTCCTTGTGATGCTCTTTTGCTTCAGCAGCTTTTTCAACTTTACCGTGATGTAGCGAGCAGTTGGGATCATCATTTGATCAGCAATCATGTCTGGTGAAAGTACCACATCTATTAACACTGAAGGTGTGACTCGCAACCCTAATAGTGACTGTCCTTTGTTCCCAGTTAGCTCCATCAACTAGGATGGCCACAactatttgatgtggtcacGTTCTTGCTTCCTCTCTATTGCTGCCCGTGGCTTTACCGGATACCTTATGGGTGAAGTTGTGAAGCCTACGACTGCTGGTCCTTCGTTACAAAAATGGACTTCTGATGACTCTCTTGTCGTGTCCTTCTTGATTAACTCTATGCAACCTTCGATTGCTCGTGGCTATTTTCTCTTAGACTCTACTGAGAAGATTTGGAAAGCAGCCAAGGAAACCTACTCTTAGGTTGGAAACGCTGCACAAGTCTATGAGTTGCGGAAGAAAATTCATGGAACCCCCCAGAATGAGATGTCCTTGTCCCAGTACTATCCTGAGTTGCGCAGCATGTGGCAGGAACTTGATTTCTATGAGACCTTTCAGGCTACATGTTATACCGATGCTGCCAACTTCAAGAAACGTGAAGATATGATCtgtgtttatgattttttggtaggattgaatgtggagtatgatcataTGCAATCCCAGTTTCTCAGTTGGGACCCGTTCCCTTGGACTAGTCCTATGCTCTAGTTCAGCTTGAGGAGAGCCGTTGGACAGCCATGCTACAACCCGTTTCCCAGGAGAGATCAGCTCTCTACACTAGCATAGGCTTTGGTTCTCAGTCACGGAGTGGTTCTACCCACACTTCTGATCGTGAACTGGTGATTCGGCGAAATGTGAGTATTGCGGGAAAGAACGTCACACGAAGGATTATTGTTGGAAGTTACAATGCCGTCCTACCTCCACCGCTACATGTGGACGTGGCTGTGGCCGTGGACGTGGTGCCTCGGACACTGCTTATGCACATCACACTGAGGTGCCACCTCCTGCATCCACCAAGGGCCAGTTTTCTTAGGATGAGTTACTTGTTCTCCGCCGACTGATGTCTAGGCTAGAACCCACTTCTTCATTAACACAGACTTCTACGGCTTCTGCCACCTGTAGTTCGATCTCTTCTGCCTCCAACTTTGTGCACTCAAGTATCACTTTtgttggtcattgtgcttctacTATTCCATCATCTTGAATAATTGAATCTACAGTCCATGTAACTGGTTCCTCTAGTCAGTTTTCTACCTTTTATCCAGGGTCAGGTAAGGAACTTGTTCAAGTAGCTGATGATTCTTTTTCCTGTGTCTTTGGGAAAGGATCCATCTCTTGTTCTACTTCTTTACCTTTATCCTCTGTTCTCTATGTGCCCaatttttctactaatcttctttttaATAGTAGTATTTCTCGGGGCTTAAATTGTATGGTCacattttttccatctcattgcgTGTTTCAAGACTTGGTGACGGGAGAACGATTGACAGTGGTAGATTGAGTGGTGGTCTATATCTGCTATAGGACAGTCACCCTGCGGCTTCAATTCTTACCTCTCGAACTCATCAGTTGGATTCGTTTGCTTTTGCTTCCATTTCCTCCTTATTAGAGTTACATCAGTGGCATCGCCATTTAGGCTACCCACCTCTTAGGACTTTATCTCTTGTTTTTCCTAGTCTATTTCAGAAGTGTAATCCTAATGACTTTTTCtgtgatgcttgtgtttttTGCCAAGCAAACTCGTGCTGTTTACCCTCTTTCAGAACACATGAGTTCTGaaccttttgttttaattaactctgatatttggggtccctCTCGTTGTGTGTCTATTTGTGGTTATCATTATTTTgtgacttttattgattgtcattcttgTGCTACTTGGATATATTTGATGCGTCATAAGAGGAGATGCTTCATTGCTTTCAGCTTTTTCAGCATATGATTAAAACCCAGTTTAATGCTATTGGTAAAGTTCTCCGCAATAATAATGGTCGCGAATATTTTGAGGGATCTTTTCAGTTCTATCTTGCTGTTGAAGCATCATCCATCAAACTAGTTGCCTGGATACTCCAGCGCAAAACGATGTTGCAGAAACCGTCACCTTTTGGAGGTCACACACGCTCTAATGTTTGAAATACATGTCCCTAAACATTATTGGAGTGAGTCCGTCTTTACTGTTGTCTACTTAATCAACTGCATGCCTTCTCGCGTGTTGAGTTCCTAGTCTCCTTTGAATGTTCTCCAACAACAATCCTCTTTTACTCTTCCTCTACGGGTCTTTGGTTGTGTGTTTCGCACACAACCATCACTTTGCTAGCAAACTTGACCCTCGGGGGCTCCGGTGCATTTTCGGTGGCTACTCTGTCACTCAGAAGGGCTATAAGTGTatgtttgtcactatggatgtcgTGTTTCATGAGTCCGTTGCTTATTATTCCTCGGCACCTCTTCGGGGGGAGCATTCTATTGACGACATGCCGCTAATTCTTCTCGATAATCCCTCCTTGTCTCGTCCTGAGCTCGATGTGCTCCCCTTTGTGCAAGGGGAGCAGCCTTCTACTAACAGTGTACCAAGTGCTAAACCATTGTAGGTGTTCACTCGCTCTCCGTCTTGCAAAGATTCAGCCAATATTACCACTACTGCTGCTCTACTTGGCCAACCGCTCTCTTCAGATAATCTGAACCTGGCATAGTTGTCAACCTAGGTGTCCAGGCGACTTAGTCGACTTGtgtgccttgttggtgtcgccttgattttggacaatctccaacaccttgggtcccctagacgccgtgacaactatggaaccTAGTAACCTTTGTCATCCTAGTGATGACTCTTTGAATTTGCCTATTGCTGTCCGCAAAGGGAAAAggagttgtacccaacacccaATTTCTCATGTTGTATCTTATGATTCCCTCTCTCCTACCTATcgtgcattttttttcttcattgtcTTCTACTTCTATTCCCCAGTCTTGGCAAGATGCAATGGCAGATTTGAGATGGAGAGGCTATGATAGAGGAGATGAGAGCCCTTGGAAAAAATGATACATGGAACCTTGTCTCTCTTCCTTCAGGCAAGAGACCCGTGGGCTGCAAATGGGTATATACGGTAAAACAAAAAGCTGATAGAACAGTGGATCGATATAAAGTTAGGTTGGTTACAAAAGGGTTTCACCCAAAtgtatgggattgactaccaggagacatttgtaCCTATTGCAAAACTAAACACCGTTCGAGTTATCCTTTCATGTGTTGTTAACTTGGGTTGGGAtctacaacaacttgatgttaaaaatgctttcctccatggtgaacttgaagaagaggtatatatggaagTTCCTCAAGGATTCTCAAGTAAGGAAACTCAAGGGAAGGTGTAAGTTGAAGCGTGCATTGTATGGGCTAAAGCAGTcccctagagcctggtttgagAATTTTCATAAGGCTGTGGTCACAACTGGGTACACTcaaagtaatgttgatcacaccttgttcattaaGCGGTCAAGTGATCACATTATTGTTCTCAttttctatgttgatgatacCGTCCTTACTAGAAGTGACTCAGCTGAAATAGCTAAATTGACAATATTTGGGACAAGattttgagatcaaagatttAGGGCAATT encodes:
- the LOC122671370 gene encoding serine/threonine protein phosphatase 2A 57 kDa regulatory subunit B' theta isoform-like codes for the protein MIKQILGRLPRKPSKSAENRESGGSSGPSSNSSASSRSNDLSNSRSMNPNHSSLPASNSASNSGVNHGNKLSSIANSKMNGNSATCAYEALPSFRDVPSSEKQNLFIRKLNLCCFVFDFTDPTKNLKEKEIKRQTLLELVDFVTSANGKFTEAVMQEIIKMVSVNLFRAFTSPPRENKILEAFDLEEEEPLMDPAWSHLQIVYEFLLRFVASPETDAKLAKRYIDHSFVLRLLDLFDSEDPREREYLKTILHRTYGKFMVHRPFIRKAINHIFYRFMFETEKHNGIAELLEILGSIINGFALPLKEEHKLFLVRVLIPLHKPKCIPMYHQQLSYCITQFVEKDCKLSDTVIRGLLKYWPITNSSKEVMFLGELEEVLEATQPQEFQRCMVPLFRQIARCLSSSHFQVAERALFLWNNDHIENLIKQNRKVILPIIFPALEKNARSHWNQAVQSLTLNVRKIFSDIDPGLFEECLVKFQEDEAKEKEIKAKREATWKRLEEIAASKAASNEVVLVTRVFLPHASVG